The proteins below are encoded in one region of Streptomyces roseirectus:
- a CDS encoding acyl-CoA dehydrogenase family protein, with protein sequence MAGDEVPAALLREAAALGDAAQLLRDIDRLADVQARAAVRHPALYMALVNHYVLCLNAVVSFGTDDACLKPCREALEGGVAKGVFLVTEIGRAGSHLGARTTAEFDPVTREFVIDTPDADAAKFSSVTPGGVPTLGAVIARVVVGGVTHGTFAFLVDLTDGERAAPGVEISAPLTASALPLTYGLIRFRDCRVPYGRWLSDGAAIDTDGRFTDPLGSPGARLRRTMSVGQALWATVPSAMAAMSRRAAVSALRFAKRRPTPSGEPLLAHLTHRRALLGALSGAHALTCAADAALAAWRTRASGEDAGEGALSPWVAVDASLALLKAASTEEAARVVEVCRRHCGLAGFLDVNLLEGYLGAARAFTVAGGDNALIFLDTGRATLTGVRGEEPVIPRELTDPAWWPSVARAHELRLAADASPDHLPRLKELGEATAATLLAGTLTAHPLAVLFGLLQADRLAGRLVATGTLTPDDVRALPDAIDRLCADLAPRLDALTAPFDTEGAAPPLGAPDYATALWNNFAP encoded by the coding sequence ATGGCAGGTGACGAGGTCCCCGCGGCCCTGCTGCGCGAAGCCGCCGCTCTGGGCGACGCCGCTCAACTCCTGCGCGACATCGACCGGTTGGCCGATGTCCAGGCGAGGGCCGCGGTCCGGCACCCGGCGCTCTACATGGCGCTGGTCAACCACTACGTCCTGTGCCTGAACGCCGTCGTCTCCTTCGGCACCGACGACGCCTGCCTCAAGCCGTGCCGGGAGGCCCTGGAGGGCGGCGTCGCCAAGGGCGTGTTCCTGGTGACGGAGATCGGCCGCGCGGGCAGTCACCTGGGCGCGCGCACGACCGCCGAATTCGACCCGGTGACACGGGAGTTCGTGATCGACACCCCGGACGCGGACGCCGCGAAGTTCTCCAGCGTGACGCCCGGCGGGGTGCCGACGCTGGGCGCGGTGATCGCCCGGGTGGTGGTCGGCGGGGTGACGCACGGGACGTTCGCGTTCCTCGTGGACCTGACGGACGGCGAGCGGGCCGCGCCCGGCGTGGAGATCTCGGCCCCGCTGACGGCGAGCGCGCTGCCGCTGACGTACGGCCTGATCCGGTTCCGCGACTGCCGGGTGCCGTACGGGCGTTGGCTGTCCGACGGGGCGGCGATCGACACCGACGGCCGCTTCACCGACCCGCTGGGCTCGCCCGGCGCGCGGCTGCGGCGGACCATGTCGGTCGGGCAGGCGCTGTGGGCGACGGTGCCGTCCGCGATGGCCGCCATGTCCCGGCGGGCGGCCGTCTCCGCGCTCCGGTTCGCCAAGCGCCGTCCAACGCCGTCGGGGGAGCCGCTGCTGGCCCATCTCACGCACCGGCGTGCGCTGTTGGGCGCGCTGTCGGGGGCGCACGCGCTGACGTGCGCGGCGGACGCGGCGCTCGCGGCGTGGCGGACGCGGGCGTCGGGCGAGGACGCCGGCGAGGGCGCGCTGTCGCCCTGGGTCGCCGTGGACGCCTCGCTGGCGCTGCTCAAGGCGGCGTCTACGGAGGAGGCGGCGCGGGTCGTCGAGGTGTGCCGGCGCCACTGCGGGCTGGCGGGGTTCCTCGACGTCAACCTGTTGGAGGGGTACCTGGGGGCGGCGCGGGCGTTCACCGTCGCGGGCGGCGACAACGCGCTGATCTTCCTGGACACGGGGCGCGCGACGCTCACCGGCGTGCGCGGCGAAGAGCCGGTGATCCCCAGGGAGTTGACGGACCCGGCGTGGTGGCCGAGCGTGGCCCGCGCGCACGAGCTGCGGCTCGCGGCGGACGCCTCGCCCGATCACCTGCCCCGCCTCAAAGAACTCGGCGAGGCGACGGCGGCGACCCTGCTCGCGGGCACTCTGACGGCCCACCCGCTCGCCGTCCTCTTCGGCCTCCTCCAGGCCGACCGCCTCGCCGGACGCCTCGTCGCCACCGGCACCCTCACCCCCGACGACGTACGCGCCCTCCCCGACGCCATCGACCGCCTCTGCGCCGACCTCGCTCCTCGACTGGACGCGCTCACCGCCCCCTTCGACACCGAGGGCGCCGCTCCCCCGCTCGGCGCCCCGGACTACGCGACGGCCCTGTGGAACAACTTCGCCCCGTAA
- a CDS encoding ACP S-malonyltransferase — translation MSGRMVVHAFAGQGDFTLAPLLRALDTQDVMEEALEEVGAEGDAVVAEFGVGPVVSQLLSGELRSARELADGPPGTAQYALFACSVAVHRALCRAGLAPDRVVGMSFGDIAACVAAGVLDVADGARVACLVARALTGHPGGMLLVEAPAVDGDPEAEAGRLLAALALPGLALACVNDDRRIILTGPPDTVTLAEQLLLGLALPVVRLRLPFLCHHPELGADARRFVEAMRDVRVGAARLPVYSSVLGRAYRPDDDVREVLSYGLTRPARLPGALRRAVEGGPAVVVEAGTGSALTRSAGELFAGRDVATVAALSADGFAEVSHGR, via the coding sequence GTGAGCGGTCGGATGGTGGTGCACGCCTTCGCGGGGCAGGGTGATTTCACGCTGGCGCCCCTGCTGAGGGCGTTGGACACGCAGGACGTGATGGAGGAGGCGTTGGAGGAGGTCGGCGCCGAAGGGGACGCGGTGGTCGCGGAGTTCGGGGTGGGCCCGGTCGTCTCGCAGTTGCTGAGCGGCGAGTTGAGAAGCGCGCGGGAGCTGGCGGACGGCCCGCCGGGCACCGCGCAGTACGCGCTGTTCGCGTGCTCGGTGGCCGTCCACCGGGCCCTGTGCCGCGCGGGGCTGGCGCCGGACCGGGTCGTCGGCATGAGCTTCGGCGACATCGCGGCCTGCGTCGCGGCGGGTGTCCTGGACGTCGCGGACGGCGCCCGCGTCGCCTGCCTCGTGGCCCGCGCGCTCACCGGCCACCCGGGCGGCATGCTGCTGGTGGAGGCGCCGGCGGTGGACGGCGACCCGGAGGCCGAGGCGGGCCGGCTCCTCGCGGCCCTGGCCCTGCCCGGACTGGCGCTCGCCTGCGTCAACGACGACCGCCGGATCATCCTCACCGGCCCGCCCGACACCGTCACCCTCGCCGAACAGCTCCTCCTCGGCCTGGCCCTGCCGGTCGTCCGGCTGCGCCTGCCGTTCCTGTGCCACCACCCCGAACTCGGCGCCGACGCGCGGCGGTTCGTCGAGGCGATGCGGGACGTCCGGGTGGGTGCGGCCCGGCTGCCGGTGTACTCCTCGGTGCTGGGGCGGGCGTACCGGCCGGACGACGACGTGCGGGAAGTCCTCTCGTACGGTCTGACGCGGCCCGCGCGGCTGCCGGGGGCGCTGCGGCGGGCGGTGGAGGGCGGTCCGGCGGTCGTGGTGGAGGCGGGTACGGGGAGCGCGCTGACCCGCAGCGCCGGGGAGTTGTTCGCGGGGCGGGACGTCGCGACGGTGGCGGCGCTGTCGGCGGACGGGTTCGCGGAGGTGTCCCATGGCAGGTGA
- a CDS encoding ABC transporter ATP-binding protein — protein MSGLRAERVRRAVGGALVLDGVTLTPRPGEVTGLLGPNGSGKSTLLRVLAGVLAPDAGVVTLDDRPLSEAGRRAVARRVAVVEQQADTQVALTIVDVVRLGRIPHRRAWTPATPDDEQAVRTALTRTGLADKANRPWHSLSGGERQRVHIARALAQAPRELLLDEPTNHLDIHHQLALMSLVTELKVTTVVALHDLNLAAMYCDQLAVLKQGRVVAAGTPREVLTETLVADVYGVRATITEEAPDGRPHIRFLGPV, from the coding sequence ATGAGCGGGCTGCGCGCCGAGCGTGTGCGCCGTGCGGTGGGGGGCGCGCTCGTCCTCGACGGGGTCACCCTCACGCCGCGCCCCGGCGAGGTCACCGGCCTCCTCGGACCCAACGGGTCAGGCAAATCAACCCTGTTGCGTGTCCTCGCCGGCGTCCTCGCCCCGGACGCCGGGGTCGTCACCCTCGACGACCGGCCCCTCTCCGAGGCCGGCCGCCGCGCGGTCGCACGCCGGGTCGCCGTCGTCGAACAGCAGGCGGACACCCAGGTCGCGCTGACCATCGTGGACGTCGTCCGCCTGGGCCGCATCCCGCACCGCCGGGCGTGGACACCCGCGACGCCGGACGACGAGCAGGCCGTCCGCACGGCACTGACCCGCACCGGCCTGGCTGACAAGGCAAACCGGCCCTGGCACTCACTGTCCGGCGGCGAACGCCAACGCGTCCACATCGCACGCGCCCTCGCGCAGGCGCCCCGCGAACTCCTCCTGGACGAGCCCACCAACCACCTCGACATCCACCACCAGTTGGCCCTGATGAGCCTGGTCACGGAGCTGAAGGTGACGACGGTCGTAGCCCTGCACGACCTCAACCTCGCCGCGATGTACTGCGATCAGCTGGCGGTCCTCAAACAGGGCCGGGTCGTCGCAGCAGGCACGCCCCGCGAGGTCCTGACGGAGACGCTGGTCGCGGACGTCTACGGGGTCCGCGCGACGATCACCGAGGAAGCCCCGGACGGCCGACCACACATCCGGTTCCTGGGCCCGGTCTGA